DNA from Phocoena phocoena chromosome 1, mPhoPho1.1, whole genome shotgun sequence:
TACTAGGGTGAGACAGTCACACCCCACAATGAAGACACAGGCTCAGACCATTTCCATGTCATTAACCATGGCAGAGCCCAGTCAGAAGAGAACAGTCCTTCTCCCCAAAAGACTTTAGTAAACTATTTCCCAGCAGTGAAACCCATTTTAAATTCAGACAGAGAGAAGGACCTTGGTACTCAAAACTGAGAGAGCACATTTAATCGGGGCAGGAGAGAGCTATTTAATTTCACTTCTCTTTGCCTAAGCTTCTTTGACCCCTCTCCCCATTCGTTTGTTCTATATCAATATTTCTCAAACTGTCTGTGGTGAacgtcccattgtttattttcccCAAACTATTGGGTACCAATACTTTTGTAAAACagtcaaaataaattattacCAAACTAAAATGTCACTTGGATGTCACAATAATGTTAAATTGCTATAAAGTTCCATAAATACTTTGAATTTCTGTACTTAACTTTTGGCGAACTGGTAAACGTTTCGCAGACTCCTACTAGTCCTGGACCAAACTGAGAGTAGGGCTGCTTCTGGAAGGAACAGAACCACAGAAGAGTCCATCTGCCATGGACACCCTCCCATTCTGGGTTTTTGTCCTGTAATGCGGTCTGCTCAGCAGTGACCCTGCCCCACCCGGAGCATGCAATGGAAAGGTTCCTGGTAGAACTTGCCCAGACTCTAGTAAGTGCTATTCCCTGAGCATCAAGCATCCCCCAGTGAGAGGGATATGCTGCAATAATACCGGCCATGTGCTGCCCGCTGGCTCTTACCATTCCATTCCAGCCCTGTTGATCTCCTCCCACCAGCATTCTGTAGGCTCCCCCAGGCTCTGAGGCGTGGGCATGCAGGCGTAGTTCCACTGTCTGTCAGAACCTTCCTTCTTGTTGAAGATGCTCCTCACGGCCACCACCACCTGCCCATGGGGACACTGGTAGCTGAAGCCCTGCCGGTTCAAATTCACCCACCCATCATCACTATAATCTTGGTACTGCTGATATGGGTACCCGTAGTCTCCATACTGTCCCCAGGTCACAGTGACCAGTGGCAGAAGCACCCACAGAAGAGTGAGGTCCATGCTGTCTGGGTTTCTGGCAAAAAATGTCACCCTATGTCTGCTGGGCTGCTGGTTTTATACAGCTGCTGCTGACATGTGGCTTCCAGATGTGGGCGAGCAAGCAGGCTCCAACTGCAGTGTGTCATCGTTTAAGCAAAACTTTTCAGCGCTGAGATATTGGCCATAAGTACATTCAGTTTGTTTTAAGGTGGAATTCTAAGAAAACGTAAGGAACATGCAAATGGAAGAAACTCCCTAGAGGAGGAACAACTTAGCAGATAGATTATAAAAGCAAATGGCTTCACACACCTCAGAAACATTCACTTGAAAAAAGGAGCAAATTTGTCCCTCATCTCTTAGCACTTCACTTCTCTCTTCCCtacccccccccaaccccaccactAGCAAACCCCTGTATTTGTTCTCCAAACCAGCCTTCCAGGACCACACAAATACGCAGAAAGTGATTTCAAAACACCAAAATAATAGGTTGAAGGGTCAGAGTTATTCACATTTCTGCAAGGCTAGATACCTACTTTAAGTTCTCAGCCCAACATCTTTTAACCCTGAGTTATGAGCATGGAATGCCAGTTTGCAGGCTACTCTGAGAATTTTTAAGTCACATAGGGAAGTACTATGG
Protein-coding regions in this window:
- the DPT gene encoding dermatopontin; the encoded protein is MDLTLLWVLLPLVTVTWGQYGDYGYPYQQYQDYSDDGWVNLNRQGFSYQCPHGQVVVAVRSIFNKKEGSDRQWNYACMPTPQSLGEPTECWWEEINRAGMEWYQTCSNNGLVAGFQSRYFESVLDREWQFYCCRYSKRCPYSCWLTTEYPGHYGEEMDMISYNYDYYIRGATTTFSPVERDRQWKFIMCRMTDYDCEFANV